A single genomic interval of Syntrophaceae bacterium harbors:
- a CDS encoding class I SAM-dependent methyltransferase: protein MRSSRIRTVLIGLAVLSLWACSSAGHDPPGESPGLLDILLEWRGAFSDVPFVVTPYEIADQMIRMAGVTADDVVYDLGCGDGRLVIEAVRRTGCRGVGVDIDPARIRESRANAKAAGVEDRVRFEQQNFFDTDLREATVVLIYLLPEINIRLRPKFLEEMRPGSRLVSHAFDMGNWTPDDRALVGLRGVYLWVIPANVTGDWTWTPAEGAGVEHTLRIRQDFQRIRGELIRPGGRTAIADAQLTGDRISFAVEDEIGGVPVRVHYAGVVAGNTITGTVGAEGGVRGQRARWHAVRNAATARPVDAGPRISELRWD, encoded by the coding sequence ATGCGCAGCTCCCGGATCCGGACGGTGCTGATCGGTCTTGCGGTCCTGTCCCTGTGGGCCTGCTCATCGGCCGGACACGACCCCCCGGGCGAGTCCCCCGGTCTCCTGGACATCCTGCTTGAGTGGCGCGGCGCCTTCTCCGACGTCCCCTTCGTGGTGACACCCTACGAGATCGCCGATCAGATGATCCGGATGGCCGGCGTGACGGCGGACGACGTGGTCTACGACCTGGGCTGCGGGGACGGGCGGCTCGTGATCGAGGCGGTCAGGCGGACGGGCTGCCGGGGGGTCGGGGTCGACATCGACCCGGCGCGCATCCGGGAGAGCCGGGCCAACGCGAAAGCCGCGGGCGTCGAGGACCGCGTGCGGTTCGAGCAGCAGAACTTCTTCGACACCGATCTCCGCGAGGCCACGGTGGTGCTGATCTACCTCCTGCCCGAGATCAACATCCGTCTGCGTCCCAAGTTTCTCGAAGAGATGCGGCCGGGATCGCGGCTGGTGTCCCACGCGTTCGACATGGGCAACTGGACGCCGGACGACCGGGCCCTCGTCGGGCTGCGGGGCGTCTACCTCTGGGTCATCCCGGCCAACGTCACCGGGGACTGGACATGGACGCCGGCGGAGGGGGCCGGGGTAGAGCACACGCTGCGGATTCGCCAGGACTTCCAGAGAATCCGGGGGGAGCTGATCCGGCCGGGCGGCCGGACGGCGATTGCCGACGCGCAACTCACCGGTGACCGGATTTCGTTTGCCGTCGAGGACGAGATCGGCGGCGTGCCGGTACGGGTGCATTACGCGGGGGTGGTCGCGGGAAACACGATCACGGGGACGGTCGGTGCCGAGGGCGGGGTCCGGGGGCAGCGCGCCCGCTGGCACGCGGTCCGCAACGCCGCCACCGCCAGGCCGGTCGATGCGGGCCCCCGCATATCGGAGCTGCGCTGGGACTGA
- a CDS encoding methyltransferase domain-containing protein, with product MKKTWLSIALIAVAAVSLLVLLPRERADLATPEDTGILWDGLYLGKYMFAEVPYVATPYEVVDEMIRLADVRADDVVYDLGCGDGRLVIEAVRRTGCRGVGVDIDGDLIALCRARARAAGVEERTRFETQDFFETDVREATVMLIYLFTHINLRLRPKFLEEMKPGSRVVSNTFDMGDWKPDRTVRVGGRRIFCWVVPANVTGTWTWTEPGRGGGTAALAVDQRFQQIRGTLRRGGTTTAIVDASVTGDRIAFAVEQEADGVRVRRDFTGIVEGDRIAGTVVSTEGTTVRTSRWRAVRDPSTRRPIDAGSQKTEFGP from the coding sequence ATGAAGAAGACCTGGCTTTCCATCGCCCTGATCGCCGTCGCCGCCGTCTCGCTCCTGGTGCTTCTGCCGAGGGAGCGGGCCGACCTCGCCACGCCCGAGGACACCGGCATCCTGTGGGACGGGCTCTACCTGGGCAAATACATGTTTGCCGAGGTCCCCTACGTCGCGACGCCCTACGAGGTCGTCGACGAGATGATCCGGCTGGCCGACGTGAGGGCGGACGACGTGGTCTACGACCTGGGCTGCGGGGACGGGCGGCTCGTGATCGAGGCGGTCAGGCGGACGGGCTGCCGCGGGGTCGGGGTCGACATCGACGGGGATCTCATCGCGCTGTGCCGGGCGCGCGCCCGGGCGGCCGGGGTCGAGGAGCGGACCCGTTTCGAGACGCAGGACTTTTTCGAGACCGACGTCCGCGAGGCGACGGTGATGCTGATCTACCTGTTCACCCACATAAACCTGCGGCTGCGCCCCAAGTTCCTGGAGGAGATGAAGCCCGGCTCTCGCGTGGTCTCCAACACCTTCGACATGGGCGACTGGAAGCCGGACCGCACGGTCCGCGTGGGGGGGCGGCGGATTTTTTGCTGGGTGGTCCCGGCCAACGTCACGGGGACCTGGACCTGGACCGAGCCGGGGCGGGGCGGGGGCACCGCCGCGCTGGCGGTCGACCAGCGCTTCCAGCAGATCCGGGGGACGCTCCGGCGCGGGGGCACGACGACGGCGATCGTCGATGCGTCGGTGACGGGGGACCGCATCGCCTTCGCGGTCGAGCAGGAGGCGGACGGCGTGAGGGTGCGGCGCGATTTCACGGGTATCGTGGAGGGCGACCGGATCGCGGGCACCGTCGTATCGACCGAGGGGACGACGGTGCGGACGAGCCGCTGGCGGGCCGTCCGCGACCCGTCGACGAGACGCCCGATCGACGCGGGGTCGCAGAAGACGGAGTTCGGGCCGTAG